In Pseudomonas fluorescens NCIMB 11764, a single window of DNA contains:
- a CDS encoding LacI family DNA-binding transcriptional regulator, with protein sequence MATIKDVAALAGISYTTVSHVVNKTRPVSEEVRIKVEAAIKTLDYVPSAVARSLKAKTTATIGLLVPNSLNPYFAELARGIEDYCERNGYCVILCNSDDNPEKQRSYLRVLLEKRIDGLIVASAGGDAGLAEGLAGVRTPMVIVDRGLEGVNADLVRIDHEYGAYLATRHLLELGHRDIATIGGPASTSVAQMRLAGFCRALKEAGVEVPDERMLESDFTSTGGYSAAAILLEKNPPSAIFAGNDMIGIGVLRAAAERNIRVPSELSVIGFDDIQMSRYVYPALTTVGQSILQLGEMAAGVLLRRIATPDMATDQRIVTPSIVLRESTAPLAGVFDHFR encoded by the coding sequence ATGGCAACAATCAAGGATGTGGCAGCGCTCGCGGGGATTTCCTACACCACGGTGTCCCACGTGGTGAACAAGACCCGGCCGGTCAGTGAGGAGGTGCGGATCAAGGTCGAGGCCGCGATCAAAACTCTCGACTACGTGCCCAGCGCCGTGGCCCGCTCATTGAAGGCCAAGACCACGGCGACCATCGGTCTGCTGGTGCCCAACAGTCTCAACCCGTACTTTGCCGAACTGGCTCGCGGCATCGAGGATTACTGCGAGCGTAATGGCTATTGCGTGATCCTCTGCAACTCCGACGACAACCCGGAAAAGCAGCGCAGCTACCTGCGCGTGCTACTGGAAAAGCGCATCGACGGGCTGATCGTGGCATCGGCCGGTGGCGACGCGGGGCTGGCAGAAGGTCTGGCAGGCGTGCGCACGCCGATGGTCATCGTCGACCGCGGGCTGGAAGGGGTGAATGCCGATCTGGTGCGCATCGATCATGAGTACGGCGCTTATCTGGCGACCCGACACCTTCTGGAACTGGGGCATCGGGACATCGCCACCATTGGCGGGCCTGCCAGTACCAGCGTGGCGCAGATGCGTCTTGCAGGTTTTTGCCGCGCCTTGAAAGAGGCGGGCGTCGAAGTGCCTGACGAACGCATGCTGGAAAGCGATTTCACCAGCACCGGCGGTTACAGCGCCGCCGCCATCCTTTTGGAGAAGAACCCGCCCAGCGCGATTTTTGCCGGCAACGACATGATCGGCATCGGCGTGTTGCGAGCCGCCGCCGAGCGCAATATTCGTGTGCCGAGCGAGCTGTCGGTAATCGGTTTCGACGATATCCAGATGAGCCGTTATGTCTATCCGGCGTTGACCACCGTGGGCCAGTCGATCCTGCAGCTCGGCGAGATGGCGGCCGGCGTGCTTTTGCGCAGGATCGCCACACCGGACATGGCCACCGATCAACGGATTGTGACGCCCAGTATCGTCCTGCGGGAATCGACCGCGCCGCTGGCCGGTGTGTTTGACCACTTCCGTTGA
- the rbsK gene encoding ribokinase — protein sequence MPAKVVVIGSLNMDLVTRASRLPRGGETLIGESFATVSGGKGANQAVAAARLGAQVSMVGCVGSDAYGEELRGALLADRIDCQAVSTVDGASGVALIVVDDNSQNAIVIVAGANGALTPEVIDRFDAVLQAADVIICQLEVPDATVGHALKRGRELGKTVILNPAPASRPLPADWYAAIDYLIPNESEASALSGLPVDSLATAETAATRLIAMGAGKVIITLGAQGSLFANGKSFEHFPAPKVKAVDTTAAGDTFVGGFAAALAAGKNEGDAIRFGQVAAALSVTRAGAQPSIPDLSDVQGFKTP from the coding sequence ATGCCAGCAAAAGTAGTGGTGATAGGCAGTCTGAACATGGACTTGGTGACCCGCGCGTCGCGGTTGCCCCGCGGCGGTGAAACGCTGATCGGCGAGTCGTTTGCCACAGTCTCCGGCGGCAAGGGTGCCAATCAGGCGGTTGCGGCAGCGCGACTGGGGGCGCAGGTGTCGATGGTCGGTTGCGTGGGCAGCGATGCCTACGGCGAGGAACTGCGCGGGGCGTTGTTGGCCGACCGTATCGATTGCCAGGCGGTCAGCACCGTCGACGGTGCCAGCGGCGTGGCGTTGATCGTGGTGGATGACAACAGCCAGAACGCGATCGTTATCGTCGCCGGTGCCAATGGCGCGCTGACGCCAGAAGTGATCGATCGCTTTGACGCGGTATTGCAGGCGGCAGATGTGATCATTTGTCAGCTGGAAGTGCCGGATGCCACGGTCGGACATGCGCTCAAGCGCGGTCGTGAGCTAGGAAAAACCGTGATTCTCAACCCGGCGCCAGCCAGTCGTCCACTGCCGGCAGACTGGTATGCCGCCATCGATTACCTGATTCCCAATGAGAGCGAAGCCTCGGCACTGAGCGGTTTGCCGGTGGACTCCCTGGCAACCGCCGAAACCGCTGCGACCCGGTTGATTGCCATGGGGGCGGGCAAGGTCATCATTACCCTGGGGGCCCAAGGCTCGCTGTTTGCCAATGGCAAAAGCTTCGAACACTTTCCGGCGCCAAAGGTAAAAGCTGTGGATACCACGGCGGCAGGCGACACCTTTGTCGGTGGTTTCGCCGCCGCGTTGGCGGCCGGCAAAAACGAGGGCGACGCGATTCGTTTCGGCCAGGTGGCCGCCGCGCTGTCGGTGACCCGTGCCGGCGCGCAGCCCTCGATTCCCGATTTGTCCGATGTACAGGGCTTTAAAACACCATGA
- the rbsD gene encoding D-ribose pyranase gives MKKTPLLNVALSRLIASLGHGDKVVIGDAGLPVPPGVELIDLALTHGIPDFISTLKVVLSEMQVESHVLAQEILDKQPSALSTLDELNAEGALGQRELLSHDQFKVLSRQARAIVRTGECQPYCNIVLVAGVTF, from the coding sequence ATGAAGAAAACACCATTGCTCAACGTCGCGTTGTCGCGACTGATCGCTTCCCTGGGCCACGGCGACAAGGTCGTGATTGGCGATGCCGGTCTGCCGGTGCCGCCGGGCGTCGAGCTGATCGATCTGGCCCTGACCCACGGCATTCCTGATTTCATCAGCACGTTGAAAGTCGTGCTCAGCGAAATGCAGGTCGAAAGCCACGTGTTGGCCCAGGAGATCCTGGACAAGCAACCGTCGGCGCTGTCCACACTGGACGAACTGAATGCCGAAGGTGCGCTGGGTCAGCGTGAGTTGCTCAGTCATGACCAATTCAAGGTCTTGAGCCGACAGGCGCGGGCGATTGTTCGTACAGGCGAATGTCAGCCGTACTGCAACATCGTGCTGGTGGCCGGGGTCACGTTCTGA
- a CDS encoding nucleoside hydrolase, translating into MHRYAQKLRHLLRSLLLLSLITATSAQAAEKIDLIIDTDPGADDVVALLFALASPEELNIRALTTVAGNVRLDKTSRNARLAREWAGREDVPVYAGAPKPLMRTPIYAENIHGKEGLSGVTVHEPKKGLAKGNAVNYLIDTLKTAKPHSITIAMLGPQTNLALALIQEPEIVQGIKEVVIMGGAHFNGGNITPVAEFNLFADPQAAEVVLKSGVKLTYLPLDVTHKILTSEARLKQIAALNNNASKLVGDILNEYVKGDMEHYGLPGGPVHDATVIAYLLKPELFTGRSVNVVVDSDEGPTFGQTIVDWYDGLKAPKNAFWVESGDAQGFFDLLTQRLARLK; encoded by the coding sequence ATGCACCGCTATGCTCAGAAACTGCGCCACCTGCTCCGGAGTTTGCTGCTTTTGTCCTTGATAACCGCAACAAGCGCCCAGGCGGCGGAAAAGATCGACTTGATCATCGACACCGACCCGGGTGCCGATGACGTGGTGGCCTTGCTGTTTGCCCTGGCATCACCGGAAGAGTTGAACATCCGCGCGCTGACCACCGTCGCCGGTAACGTTCGCCTGGACAAGACCTCGCGTAATGCGCGGCTGGCCCGCGAGTGGGCAGGGCGCGAAGACGTTCCGGTGTATGCCGGTGCGCCGAAGCCGCTGATGCGCACGCCCATCTATGCCGAGAACATTCATGGCAAGGAAGGCCTGTCGGGTGTGACCGTGCATGAGCCGAAGAAAGGCCTGGCCAAGGGCAATGCGGTCAATTACCTGATCGACACCTTGAAAACCGCCAAGCCCCACAGCATCACCATCGCCATGCTCGGTCCACAGACCAACCTGGCCCTGGCGCTGATCCAGGAACCTGAAATCGTTCAGGGCATCAAGGAAGTGGTGATCATGGGTGGTGCGCACTTCAATGGCGGCAACATCACCCCGGTGGCGGAATTCAACCTGTTCGCTGACCCGCAAGCGGCGGAAGTGGTGCTGAAAAGTGGCGTCAAGCTGACGTATCTGCCCCTGGACGTAACCCACAAGATCCTCACCAGCGAGGCGCGCCTGAAGCAGATCGCCGCGCTGAACAACAACGCCAGCAAGCTGGTGGGCGATATTCTCAATGAATACGTCAAAGGCGACATGGAGCACTACGGTCTTCCGGGAGGCCCGGTACATGACGCTACGGTCATTGCCTACCTGCTCAAGCCCGAGTTGTTCACTGGTCGTTCGGTCAATGTGGTGGTTGATAGCGATGAGGGCCCGACATTCGGTCAAACCATCGTCGACTGGTATGACGGCCTGAAAGCGCCGAAGAACGCTTTCTGGGTTGAGAGTGGCGACGCTCAGGGTTTCTTCGACCTGCTGACCCAGCGTCTGGCGCGTCTGAAGTAA
- a CDS encoding I78 family peptidase inhibitor: MPWKLASLGTLLAASLLAGCSSTSTESATDPVTTTDTGHSRCEARAAEFTIGKKASPELLEQARIRAGAQNARILKPNDMVTLEYRSDRLNLNTDDKLVITRINCG; this comes from the coding sequence ATGCCTTGGAAGCTCGCGTCATTGGGTACTTTGTTGGCCGCTAGCCTGCTGGCCGGTTGCAGTAGTACGTCCACCGAATCGGCAACAGACCCTGTCACGACGACTGATACCGGTCACAGCCGTTGCGAAGCAAGGGCTGCCGAATTCACCATTGGCAAAAAGGCTTCGCCCGAACTGCTCGAGCAGGCGCGCATCCGCGCCGGTGCACAGAATGCCCGTATCCTCAAGCCTAACGATATGGTGACTCTGGAGTACCGTTCCGATCGCCTGAACCTGAACACCGATGACAAGCTGGTGATCACGCGCATCAACTGCGGCTGA
- a CDS encoding cold-shock protein: MSNRQTGTVKWFNDEKGFGFITPQGGGDDLFVHFKAIESDGFKSLKEGQTVSFVAEKGQKGMQAAQVRPE; this comes from the coding sequence ATGTCTAATCGCCAAACCGGCACCGTTAAATGGTTCAACGATGAAAAAGGCTTCGGCTTCATCACTCCTCAAGGTGGCGGTGACGACCTGTTCGTACACTTCAAAGCTATCGAAAGCGACGGTTTCAAAAGCCTGAAAGAAGGCCAGACCGTTTCCTTCGTGGCTGAGAAAGGCCAAAAGGGTATGCAAGCTGCTCAAGTTCGCCCAGAGTAA
- the thrS gene encoding threonine--tRNA ligase has product MPTITLPDGSQRSFDHPVSVAEVAASIGAGLAKATVAGKVDGKLVDASDIISADATLQIITPKDEEGLEIIRHSCAHLVGHAVKQLYPTAKMVIGPVIDEGFYYDIAFERPFTPDDLAAIEQRMQQLIEKDYDVIKKVTPRAEVIEVFKARGEDYKLRLVEDMPNEQAMGLYYHEEYVDMCRGPHVPNTRFLKSFKLTKLSGAYWRGDAKNEQLQRVYGTAWADKKQLAAYIQRIEEAEKRDHRKIGKRLGLFHTQEESPGMVFWHPNGWTLYQVLEQYMRKVQRDNGYLEIKTPQVVDRSLWEKSGHWANYADNMFTTQSENRDYAIKPMNCPCHVQVFNQGLKSYRELPMRLAEFGACHRNEPSGALHGIMRVRAFTQDDAHIFCTEEQMQAESAAFIKLTMDVYADFGFKDVEMKLSTRPEKRVGSDELWDRAEAALAAALDSAGLPYDLQPGEGAFYGPKIEFSLKDCLGRVWQCGTLQLDFNLPVRLGAEYVSEDNSRKHPVMLHRAILGSFERFVGILIEHYEGAFPAWLAPTQAVIMNITDKQADFAAEVEKTLNESGFRAKSDLRNEKIGFKIREHTLLKVPYLLVIGDREVEMQTVAVRTREGADLGSMPVAQFAEFLAQAVSRRGRPDSE; this is encoded by the coding sequence ATGCCAACTATTACTCTTCCCGACGGCAGTCAACGTTCATTCGATCACCCGGTTTCCGTAGCCGAGGTCGCCGCATCCATTGGTGCAGGTCTGGCCAAGGCCACCGTGGCCGGCAAGGTCGATGGCAAGCTGGTCGACGCCAGTGACATCATTAGCGCCGACGCGACGCTGCAAATCATTACGCCAAAGGATGAAGAGGGGCTGGAGATCATTCGCCACTCTTGCGCCCACCTGGTTGGTCACGCGGTCAAGCAGCTGTACCCGACGGCCAAAATGGTCATTGGCCCGGTCATCGACGAAGGCTTCTATTACGACATCGCCTTCGAACGTCCCTTCACTCCGGACGACCTGGCCGCCATCGAACAGCGCATGCAGCAACTGATCGAAAAAGATTACGACGTGATCAAGAAAGTCACTCCGCGCGCCGAAGTGATCGAAGTGTTCAAGGCCCGCGGCGAAGACTACAAGCTGCGCCTGGTCGAGGACATGCCGAACGAACAGGCCATGGGCCTGTACTATCACGAAGAATACGTCGACATGTGCCGCGGTCCGCACGTGCCGAACACGCGTTTCCTGAAATCCTTCAAACTGACCAAGTTGTCCGGCGCCTACTGGCGCGGCGATGCCAAGAACGAGCAATTGCAGCGCGTCTACGGCACCGCGTGGGCTGACAAGAAGCAGCTGGCGGCTTACATCCAGCGCATCGAAGAAGCTGAAAAACGCGATCACCGCAAGATCGGCAAGCGCCTGGGCCTGTTCCACACCCAGGAAGAGTCGCCGGGCATGGTGTTCTGGCACCCGAACGGCTGGACGTTGTACCAGGTGCTCGAGCAGTACATGCGCAAGGTTCAGCGCGACAACGGCTACCTGGAGATCAAGACTCCGCAAGTCGTTGACCGCAGCCTGTGGGAGAAATCCGGGCACTGGGCCAACTACGCCGACAACATGTTCACCACCCAGTCGGAAAACCGCGACTACGCCATCAAGCCGATGAACTGCCCTTGCCACGTGCAAGTGTTCAATCAGGGCCTGAAAAGCTACCGCGAGTTGCCGATGCGCCTGGCCGAATTCGGTGCCTGCCACCGTAACGAGCCATCGGGTGCGCTGCACGGCATCATGCGTGTGCGGGCGTTCACTCAGGATGACGCGCACATCTTCTGCACCGAAGAGCAGATGCAGGCCGAATCCGCCGCGTTCATCAAGCTGACCATGGATGTCTACGCCGACTTCGGCTTCAAAGATGTCGAGATGAAGCTGTCCACTCGTCCGGAAAAACGTGTCGGTTCCGACGAGCTGTGGGATCGCGCCGAAGCTGCACTGGCTGCAGCCCTTGACAGCGCTGGCTTGCCGTACGATTTGCAGCCGGGCGAAGGTGCGTTCTACGGTCCGAAGATCGAGTTCTCGCTGAAAGATTGCCTCGGTCGTGTCTGGCAGTGTGGTACCCTGCAGCTCGATTTTAACCTGCCTGTCCGTCTGGGAGCCGAATACGTCTCCGAAGACAACAGTCGCAAGCACCCGGTGATGTTGCACCGGGCGATCCTCGGATCCTTCGAACGTTTCGTCGGCATCCTGATCGAGCACTACGAGGGTGCATTCCCTGCGTGGCTGGCTCCGACCCAGGCAGTGATCATGAACATCACTGACAAACAGGCCGATTTTGCCGCCGAGGTTGAAAAAACTCTCAACGAAAGCGGATTTCGTGCCAAGTCTGACTTGAGAAATGAAAAGATCGGCTTTAAAATCCGCGAGCATACTTTGCTCAAGGTTCCCTATCTCTTGGTTATCGGAGATCGGGAGGTCGAGATGCAGACTGTCGCTGTGCGTACTCGTGAAGGTGCTGACCTGGGCTCGATGCCCGTCGCCCAGTTCGCTGAGTTTCTCGCGCAAGCGGTTTCCCGGCGTGGTCGCCCAGATTCGGAGTAA
- the infC gene encoding translation initiation factor IF-3 — MIIKREMRQDKRAAPKAPINENISAREVRLIGAEGEQLGIVSIEDALLKAEEAKLDLVEISADAVPPVCKLMDYGKSIFEKKKQIAAAKKNQKQIQVKEIKFRPGTEEGDYQVKLRNLVRFLSDGDRAKVSLRFRGREMAHQELGMELLKRVEGDLLEYGSVEQHPKMEGRQLIMVIAPKKKK; from the coding sequence ATTATTATTAAGCGTGAAATGAGACAAGATAAACGAGCTGCACCGAAAGCCCCGATCAACGAGAATATCTCGGCACGCGAGGTTCGGTTAATTGGGGCTGAAGGTGAACAGCTTGGGATTGTGTCAATTGAAGACGCGCTTCTTAAGGCTGAAGAGGCCAAACTGGATTTGGTGGAAATTTCCGCCGATGCAGTACCCCCTGTTTGCAAACTGATGGACTACGGCAAATCGATCTTCGAGAAGAAGAAGCAGATTGCCGCGGCCAAGAAAAACCAGAAGCAGATTCAGGTTAAAGAAATCAAGTTTCGTCCAGGGACGGAGGAAGGGGATTACCAGGTAAAACTGCGCAACCTGGTACGTTTCCTGAGTGATGGGGACAGGGCCAAGGTATCCTTGCGATTCCGCGGCCGTGAGATGGCCCACCAGGAGCTGGGGATGGAACTCCTCAAGCGAGTTGAAGGTGACTTGCTCGAGTACGGTTCGGTCGAACAGCATCCTAAGATGGAAGGACGCCAGCTGATCATGGTCATCGCCCCGAAAAAGAAGAAGTAA
- the rpmI gene encoding 50S ribosomal protein L35: protein MPKMKTKSGAAKRFLKTANGIKHKHAFKSHILTKMSTKRKRQLRGSSLLHPSDVAKVERMLRLR from the coding sequence ATGCCAAAAATGAAAACGAAAAGTGGTGCTGCTAAGCGGTTTCTGAAAACTGCTAACGGTATCAAGCACAAGCACGCTTTCAAGAGCCACATCCTGACTAAAATGTCGACCAAGCGTAAGCGTCAACTGCGCGGTAGCAGCTTGCTGCATCCGTCTGACGTGGCAAAAGTCGAGCGCATGCTGCGCCTTCGTTAA